Proteins encoded in a region of the Malaciobacter mytili LMG 24559 genome:
- a CDS encoding trimeric intracellular cation channel family protein — protein sequence MSALEIADIIGIISFALSGFLIAVHYKLDILGVFISSFLTALGGGMIRDVISNKIPYVFTDTTPIMLVIATVLLSYILKLHTINNLEGKTTFIVSDAIGLASFAITGSLIAIENDFNFLGVLILAFLTAVGGGTTRDILINKVPFILVSEFYATVAMIVGLIIYILHLFNIINIFTLTIVFIFGVSLRLLAFYRKWHLPKL from the coding sequence ATGAGTGCATTAGAAATCGCTGATATTATAGGTATTATCTCTTTTGCACTTAGTGGTTTTTTAATTGCTGTTCACTATAAACTAGATATTTTAGGAGTTTTTATCTCTTCATTTTTAACTGCTCTTGGTGGAGGGATGATAAGAGATGTAATTTCAAATAAAATTCCATATGTATTTACTGATACAACTCCTATAATGCTTGTAATTGCTACTGTTTTATTATCTTATATTTTAAAATTACATACTATTAACAATCTTGAAGGGAAAACTACTTTTATTGTTTCTGATGCTATAGGATTAGCTTCTTTTGCTATTACTGGTTCACTAATTGCCATAGAAAATGATTTTAACTTTTTAGGGGTTTTAATCTTAGCTTTTTTAACAGCTGTGGGAGGGGGAACTACAAGAGATATATTAATTAATAAAGTTCCTTTTATACTTGTTTCTGAATTTTATGCAACAGTAGCAATGATAGTAGGACTTATAATATATATTTTGCATTTATTTAATATTATAAATATCTTTACATTAACAATTGTTTTTATT
- a CDS encoding ArsS family sensor histidine kinase, giving the protein MSILKKISILFFISLTLMSIIGIWTDNINSKRVDNLIKEKYVKVANEILENFDNKIKIDKILEKHHLKSLKTKPKNNEIFFYKEFTFGYISIEKKSFEDEFILEINYLDEKYILKTQDEENLKDKMILNGLVFLDIFVLILIFLYLIKLLTPLKNISLEITKFANGDLSRRLNIKSKDEIGQLSSAFNKMASSLEELIKTRQELLKDIGHELRTPIAKGKFAIEKIENFSQKELLKKIFKDLESLTNELIELEKLNSKELELSTFDMETLIIQALNKLYIEDENLIYINIEDNFKINADLHYLSMALKNLIDNAIKYATNYPIEIKVKDKKIYIINSAKELSKDLEYYLKPFTQELSQRDGFGLGLSIVQKVLKKHNFNLLYKYKNNKIHFIICLNS; this is encoded by the coding sequence ATGTCAATTCTAAAAAAGATTTCTATTTTATTTTTTATTAGCTTAACATTAATGAGTATTATTGGTATATGGACAGATAATATTAATTCAAAAAGAGTAGATAATCTAATAAAAGAAAAATATGTAAAAGTTGCAAATGAAATTTTAGAAAACTTTGATAATAAAATAAAAATAGATAAAATTTTAGAAAAGCATCACTTAAAAAGCTTAAAAACTAAACCAAAAAATAATGAAATCTTTTTTTATAAAGAGTTTACTTTTGGATATATTTCTATTGAAAAAAAAAGTTTTGAAGATGAGTTTATTTTAGAAATAAATTATTTAGATGAAAAATATATTTTAAAAACACAAGATGAAGAAAATTTAAAAGATAAGATGATTTTAAATGGTTTAGTTTTTTTAGATATATTTGTTTTAATATTGATTTTTTTATATTTAATTAAATTATTAACACCTTTAAAAAATATAAGTTTAGAAATAACAAAATTTGCAAATGGAGATTTATCTAGAAGATTAAATATAAAATCAAAAGATGAAATAGGACAACTAAGTAGTGCTTTTAATAAAATGGCTTCATCTTTAGAAGAGTTAATTAAAACTAGACAAGAACTTTTAAAAGATATAGGACATGAATTAAGAACTCCTATAGCAAAAGGAAAGTTTGCCATTGAAAAAATTGAAAATTTTTCACAAAAAGAACTTTTAAAAAAAATATTTAAAGATTTAGAATCACTTACAAATGAACTAATTGAACTGGAAAAATTAAACTCTAAAGAGTTAGAATTATCCACTTTTGATATGGAAACTTTAATTATTCAAGCATTAAATAAACTCTATATTGAAGATGAAAATCTAATTTATATAAATATAGAAGATAACTTTAAAATAAATGCAGATTTACATTATCTTTCAATGGCACTTAAAAATTTAATAGATAATGCAATAAAATATGCCACTAATTATCCAATAGAAATTAAAGTAAAAGATAAAAAAATATATATAATTAATAGTGCAAAAGAGTTAAGTAAAGATTTAGAATATTATTTAAAACCTTTTACTCAAGAACTTTCTCAAAGGGATGGCTTTGGGCTAGGACTTAGTATTGTTCAAAAAGTTTTAAAAAAACATAATTTTAATCTTTTATATAAATATAAAAACAATAAGATTCACTTTATAATTTGCTTAAATAGTTAA
- a CDS encoding response regulator transcription factor, producing the protein MNKKVLLIEDDIQMQKLIVEYLKDYNLDCTAVSHPKEALKILKEKNFSIIILDLMLPEMDGFDLFKQIKKICNTPIVISSARADIGNKIHGFELGADDYLAKPYEPRELVLRIEYILKKTFNNIHKISDFTIDKINKEVYLEDYPIDLTKIEYEIFLFLCENLNKVSSRQQIINATSLNEDTKNRTIDMHISNIRQKIGDDSKFPKYIKSIWGIGYKLVG; encoded by the coding sequence TTGAATAAAAAAGTCTTACTAATTGAAGATGATATTCAAATGCAAAAATTAATTGTTGAATATCTAAAAGATTATAATCTTGACTGCACAGCAGTTTCCCACCCCAAAGAGGCCTTAAAAATTTTAAAAGAGAAAAATTTTTCTATAATAATCCTTGATTTAATGCTTCCTGAAATGGATGGTTTTGATTTATTTAAACAAATTAAAAAAATCTGTAATACTCCTATTGTTATCTCTTCAGCAAGGGCAGATATAGGAAATAAAATACATGGATTTGAACTTGGAGCTGATGATTATTTAGCAAAACCTTATGAACCAAGAGAACTTGTATTAAGAATAGAATATATTTTAAAAAAAACCTTTAATAATATTCATAAAATTTCTGATTTTACTATTGATAAAATAAATAAAGAAGTATATTTAGAAGACTACCCTATTGATTTAACAAAAATAGAGTATGAAATATTTTTATTTTTATGTGAAAATTTAAATAAAGTCTCTTCAAGACAGCAAATAATCAATGCAACTTCTTTAAATGAGGATACAAAAAATAGAACTATTGATATGCATATTTCAAATATAAGACAAAAAATTGGTGATGATTCTAAATTTCCTAAATATATAAAATCTATTTGGGGAATTGGATATAAATTAGTAGGTTAA